The window AATAAAAGGCCGTTGAGGGTTGCTGTATTTTTGGACATCAGGGAGATGGTCAGCGAAcaaagcatttttatgtttgttcGTTGCAACTGACCCTTTTTTGAGGGCTAATAACCTCAATGGCTATCTTTTTAATGCTCATTTTTCCCAGACAGGAAACAAACACTGCTACTACTACAGACTGGATATTACTTTAACTGGATACTACAAGGAAGTACTGAACATAACTTATTGTTCAAGTAATAATctggaaacttttttttttcggggaaacatttttacatatttctaccccaaacaaaaagacaacagacaGATCTATGATATCAAAAAGTCCAACGGAAAACAGCAACAAACTGCTTTTCACAGGAAAATTAATTTTCCGTCCTATTTTTCTCAATAGGATTGTAGCCCTTGGCCTAGGGTGTCACagcacataagaaatatgaactGGAGTCCGAGACAACAGGGAAGATTGCACTACCTCGTGCATCTTTACATCATGTGAATGCATAGTCAATTCGAAGTAATGTAAACTATGTGTGAGTATCAtgggtgcaagtttgcatcaTGGACACAAAATGAAAGCTCACATATGCACGCTTCTCGCCAATAATAGTAGgaacaataataacaacaataacaagacttccgcgacctcatatctctatgaacaattctattcatgcaaatgacttacacatttacataatatatgcttaatcataaacacctttatcttacttacacatgttgcaatattgacagtcctataattttacaattagatatatttgggtgtttttgcattaattatgcaaattaggaattcacttgcataattggtatcggttgatgctccactttccataaactacatatgttacatgtatttgagtcttataatggaaaacactgcaaatagagattttcctcattagctatgcaaataagtcccaattagcataataattttcacttcattgtgtacatctctgtctaagctggTCTATATTGTTGTATTGGCAATTAATTGTCTACGGATGAGCCATCATACTGGATAATCATTTATGATGGCCCCGAACTTAGACAGTTTCATCCATTGTATGTCATCTTTATTATGAAGGACTATTTCTCGATAAGAACTACCAGTCCTATCATCTTGTGATACTGggacatgtccccgtggcgcaagtggtaacgcaaccccgctgcttcaccatctggatcaaattctgtggatcctgaGGGCACAGGTTCGATCCTAAGGGTCGActctcgagctcggacatgttgtaagggattgcatttgtcatttcggatggtgaccgTCAGACGTAAAGCCTAAACTTTACTAAAGGGCAACTTattcaatccaaggccgtaatcCAACACCCcaagcgggctaagctgtctgggcagtcgggcatcactcccagcgccatagagatatcggggagacCCCAATGGCAACCGGAAGTGACCTCGTGGCCGCCTGcgggcacttttctgagagacatATCTCAACAACCTTTCATCCCCTGCCTAAACTTTTTacaaggtccagagatttcctaTTTTCACACGGCGATCTTAAAATCAAGAATAGCTACATGCATAAAAGTGCACTGCCCCGACCCGTGCGCACATACGTGCGCTGCGTCTGGACACCATACTTATACACAAACAGGAGATCACAGCAATGCAACGAGGGGAACATGAGTTCTACTTCTAGCTGCGaatgcgcaaacaaaagcatttccaatactcccagaaggggGTCATCCGCCTTCCTAGACTAGAGTAATATATTGGCAAGGAGCGGAGTTTGGGTAaagggaggtcccaggctaaggcgggcaggcctccagcctggtacGTTAAGAATGATAAAGGCGAATGATAAAGGTAGCAGCCTCAAACAGaaaattggaaacaaaatcAGAACAGCCAAAGCTGGAAAATCGCCTAGCTGTGctgcttatttgcatatatggGACTAATCGGTCGGGTGCTGATATATGCACTTTTTTTAGACAATGTAACGTTTCTTTAATACTTTAAAGAATTTACCCAGTCATCATTATATTTCCTGTCATAAAATCTACTCTGTTAAGTCGTATCTTGAAAACCGTGGTGACGTTAAATcctgctattctccaagcagaggcttcgatcgagaggggtagttttgtccgggataatttttaacgttcctctcctccaagcagaggcttcgatcgagaggggtagttttgtatGGGAtcgagaggagaggaacgttaaaatcccggacaaaactacccctctcgatcgaagcctctgcttggagaataaaatcCTGCGACTAGTTCgctgttgtaaaaaaataaaaacgcGTAACGTTACCCACGCCATGGCCATAATTTCATGCTAGCGGGCAAACACTCGATCGAAAGACGTCGATGTTACGGGGAAAGATCAGCATTTTCAGATAGCTAGCGACTAACCTGTAAGAACTCAGCCCTTGGCAGCAGCCTATTGGCGACCCAGATGACTTTGATGAAGAATTATATACTTGTTTTCAGCACGCCTAAAATGCGAAAACGGGATTCCCAGTTTTCCAAGAATCAGCTAAATCTCGTATTGTCTCGCGTCGGTCAATGCAACTCTCGCGAGCATTTGACCATGCGCCGGTCAGATGCGACCAGGCTCTCAGTCTCACCCATTGCCGTTACTCCTGGCCCGACTTTATCGACTAACGCTGTCCTCTCCGGAGGAAAGGAGGACATCTCAGCCCCGTTACTACCGACTAACGGTGCACACCGTTATCCCATAGTTACTGTAAACGCTATCTGTATGGGGTGTTCTCAGAGGCTTCTATTAAGTATTCTTAGTTTGCCGCGCTGTTCCTAAATATTGTCCCAAAACACGTATAACCTACTGGTCCTACTGTGCGCGGAGGTCTTCTTCATCGTATCCGATGTATTTTATAGCCCCTCTGCGCCCACGAAAGACGGAGCCTCCAAGTTTCCCACTCGCGTTCGGAAATGCTCCTTTTGCCCATATATGGCAGTACTACTTAATCGTTACCGAGAAATAGATGACCGATCTTTCTACGAAACGGGCGTTTTTCGCAGAAAAGATCTGTGCGCTTGGAGCTTACCATCTACCATGGGGAGAGAGGTGGGGTGGGGAATCAGGAGGCCTCATTTCATGGAAAGGAAATTGTTACCTGATAAAGCTTCAGCATCAACGTttttctgtaacgttacaaaacTACGTCAGCCTAATCTTCCTATAAATCACGTTCTTCTAAGGCATAACAACATATTACGACAGTGACGTTGCCATTTGTGCACACACCAAAAGGTAATGCGCATTGACGGAGAATGATAAAACGATATCATTCTAGGTCATCGACGTGCTCAGAAGCGGCATCTGTCGACTTACATTCAAATTGCAACCGATTGAAAGATGACCTTTCAACTTTAGCCTTGCCATTTGTGAATGTAAGCAGCTTGGGACACCGACAAGGTGCGTACGTACGTTGGAACCACTTGACTTTCTTTCTAGCTGTCTGTGTTTCTTCGTCTCAAGATTTATCTACTTCATTCGCTACTTGCTTGATATATAAAGATTCATATGACGCGCCCAAGGCTGGCGAAGTGGATTGTGACAAACAGAAGGCAGGTGTGTCTCGTGGAGGTAACATTTCCTCATGACATATTAGTTCAAATTTCAGCGTCTATCTGTTGCACTAAGTTGCAGCAGTTGAACAGGGTGTAGTCCACCGATATCTTCACGTTTAATAGTTATATAATCAATGGAAGGACAAGACTCataaaggggaggggggctggagGGATCAAGAACGTTCACAGACTACCTAACACCAGCCGACCTTGAACTTGGATTTCAACAGGTAAAGGTGAAATattattgcaaacatccgaacggttgtcgagatatcagctttgcacttcagggccTAGCCTGCCGGAcggtatatgaatgaatgaatgaatgaatgaatgatttattgcacaacaattgcatcagtggcAATGTATGGCACTATAGGGTATACGGTAGACAAGGCCCATATgacaaatttactattctggtggTCTTTTTGTTCATAAAAGGGATTATTACTGTATAGTCTAACGTTCTGAGTGATTTAAGGTTAGGTTTATGCTTAGTTTGACATACTAGGCGACAAAAGGGGGGGATGTAAGCGGTGTTCTGGTCCCAGACTGATCGAACACGTGACCTCTAggactagtctccaagcagacctacgggttggcaaagaccgtatccaacaggcagaaggagttttatagccaacccaagtctcatagccaaggttggctatgagactccttctgcctgttggatacggtctttgccaatccgtaggtctgcttggagactaacctTACAAACAAAAGTAAACTTGAACGGTTGAAAGGCCAGTCGAGCAGCGAGCTACTCTAGACCCTGACTTTAGATCACCGAACTCGCTGAAATGTCTCAAATATGTTTAGGAAAATGGGAAAATTCTACTGAGACTGATTCAGATTCTCACATGATTTCATCCGAAGTGGGTCACCAATACATCCCCATGACCCCATCTCATTCTGTACTCTCACATACAGGACCAGGGCGAACCAGTCAGTGCAGTGTCGGCTAGAGGTTGGAGTTTCCTACAAACCCAAACATGGTACCTTCCGCACTTGTCCTGGGCGCGTCTCGGGGAATCGGACGTCAGATCGCCCTGACCCTGGCAGGTGCCGGTTACCGGGTGGGCGTGGCTGCCAAAACCGTCCACGACACGCCGAAACTCCCAGGAACCATCTACACCGTTTCAGACGAGATAACGTCCCGAGGCGGACACGCCCTCCCCATCCCATGTAACGTGCGGAACCCAGAAGAGATAGACAACGCAGTCAGCACATGTatccaggagttcggcggccTTGACTTTGCCGTGTACAACGCCGGTGCGATCTTGTGGGAGAAGGTTATCGACACGCCCCTTAAACGGTTCGACTTGATGATGGACGTGAACGTGAGAGGTGCTTACGTCATGATACAAGCCGTACTGCCGCACATGTTGGAGAGGAAGTCGGGGAGGATACTGTTGGAGGCCCCGCCTATCTACTCCCGCTTTTTCAACGGGAAGGCGCCCTACGCTGTGACCAAAGTTGGGATGACGGTACTGGTGCAGGGGTTGGCGAGGGAGCTCGAAAATACAGGTTAAGTCAAATGGGACTTTTTTGAAGAAGAATGCATGTGtgatcacaacaacaacaatatgtcactTGAGATTGATTATAACATAGCAGAATCAATTATGGAATCATTTTATGATAACCTAAGGCCGTATATCATGCTAAAGAAAGAAGTATAAGTTCTCGATCTAGCTGTTTACAGTTGTCGTTTTGTAATGTTCCTCCTTTCACCAATCAGGGGTCTCGATAACAGCACTGTGGCCTGCAACGACGATTGAAAGTCACGTGACCACGGTGAAGGGTGTTCCGCCAGCCTTCTTCAGGAAGGCTGACATAGTTGCCGACGCCTGCCTGGCTATTGCTCAGGAACCAACGGAAAGGTCTGTCTCTAGTTTTCAAATTTAGACAAATGTGGATCGGGACGGGAAAATTGGGGACATCAGTGATCTGCTGTATATGTCTTTTCATGCAACATTTTCATGCaacaatttgcatcatcaaAGTTACTATTTTACAAGCAGAGATTAGCTACAGGCTCCGACTAGTTTGGGACGATTTTtatggctttctattttgtcacgttttctttatgtcgccaagccagaCGCATAGAAAACGCCCAAAACTAGCCGGAGCATACTTAAGTTGGAGCGTTTGGCTTAGCGACATAAAAAAACGacttgacaaaaaagaaagcccgacaaaaacgtccaaaactagccggagcctaacctctgctcggagagtacaAAGTTGCCTCTATATATATGAATTTACGTTTAGCACTCCGACTCGACCCCAAGCTTGCTACCCGTTTCATCTAACCCAGCTCGTCATCACCAGGGATATGTGTAGAAAAATATTTACTCTCTTTGTTGAAACTGCAGGTTAAACGGCAAGGCTCTAATTGACGAAGATTACCTGCGGAGTTTGGGGGTGACTGACTTCTCTAAGTACCAGTGTCTGCCGGGGACCGAGCCGCCCCGCATCATGCCCCGCCGGTTCCCTTCTCTCCGCGTGGAGGAGGAGGACCAGGTCACCATACCGGACTCCAAACTATAGTGCGttagttattctccaagcagatgagatCCTGGATGTTGACATCTCCCTATTTCGTACATTCACCTGTCAATCGAAGATTATTAACGGATGCCCTTGGAGGCTGATTAGAAAGTGCAGACATttccactattctccaagcagaggtttcggtcggagGGCTGGAGGTGGACGCGATATTTAACGTCTCCCACCCTTCAGCCAGATCGTGAAGGGAGGTAGGACAGATAGGCGTTAAAACTCGCGGCCACTGCTAGTCCTCCGACcgaaaactctgcttggagaatgaaTAGTGGAAGTGTCTGCACTTTCTAATCAGCCTCCAAGGGCATCCGTTATTAATCTTTGATTGAAATGGAGGAAATATGGAGGTGCCAACATCCTCGATCTCATCTCCTGACAGAATACATCTGCTGACAGAATACATCAATCTTCAACCTTTACGTGGAAGAGGTAGGGTTATGTAAGCAAACAAGCTGTTAAAGTATAGACAATCTCTTAATGGATACATGCTACAGCGGTCAACAGGCGTACGTATACGATCTTCGCTCACGTGCACACCACACCACCCGTTCTCACTACCATCAACTCTTACTGTTGCCTTACGGAAAATGAAGCTCAACGAAGAATACACTGGACGAAAAAAATCACACGGTCATACGGTGTATTCATGATTGGTATTTGCTTTAATCACGTAGTGTCATCATGGAATTCAAAGTAGTGTCTTCAACAAGTGGAAAGGGAATTTCGCAGCTTCCTAATCATTGTATCATTTGTTGCAGAATAATCCGCTACAACTGGATAACGCTAGCGTTACATGATAAGATATTTCAAACGGCATTAGCACAGGACATTTGTACAACACTGTAGACAACTGAAGAAGAATAGTGCAATGCCATTGGAAACGTGTTATATGGTCTGTCATTTATCCAGTTGCAGTGGTCCATTCTGTAACACTTATCGTCTAATTAGATGCCATAGCCTCTTTGATATATCAATTGAATTACATCATTTCAAGCTGCCTAGGTTACTTAACTACTGAAGCTGCGCGATGCTACTACTGTGGTTTTTACTGTGGCTTCTGTAAGTTCTGTTTGATTGAAGGATTCTGGATGATTTTAACATATTTGCTCATcttcaatgttgtgtttctaacCATCGCAGATGTTGTTCATGATTTCCCGAATCATTGCTAATCCACATGCGTAAAAGCAGTGACATTTCAAATAGTTAAACTCTAGATTATAGTATTCCATAACATCCGTTCCATATGTGATAATATAACATTCCATATGTGACCGTCAAAAAAGGTGTAAAGACATCTGCAAATCTTCAACTTGGAATTTCAACAAACTGAACAACATTACATGCCAAGAGAAATTCCTGGGATTGTCGcgttgtatacaaatgtaaaaatgtacataatatacacAAATGTGACAGTATGGCTTCAAGACAAATGTGAATCATAATCAGGGGTGGTAACTTGTACAAGAAATAAAAAAGTTATTGAACGCTTCGTTGGAGTTGGATGAGAGTAGTTAAAATGTTGGAGATTGGGAGAAAGTTTGCTCGTTGTCAATTCTTTCAAGTGTAGTGCACTAGTGACTGAATGGCAGAAACGTAGACGTAGTCTCACACCGCAGTTGCCGTGATAAGAAGTGAAAGGCCAAACGTGTAGCCCCATTCTTAATGGTGACCTGCAACGCAACCTCAGGGCCCTTTGTATCGAAGTCATAATGGGAATGATACATATGCATATCATTTAATAATTCTGTTCATATGTAATTGAAACTTCTCTACCACGCAGAAGTAAACGTCTCTAGAGCAGCATTGCTGTTTCGGCAACAATCGTGTGGAGAAGACGCGACTTCTTGGCAGTGTCATTTATTCTAATACTGTGCCAATTGTGAAGTCCTGGCCTTAATACCATTCTTCACACTCTGTGGTCAGCTACTGGTAAGAAGAGACATTATGAACTAGCTGGAGATGAACGAAGACGATATTTAGTCCGAGACCTCTGCGATGAAATGCCGTTAATCGTTGGGCATGATCAGATTCATCATCCCGTGATGCACCTGGGCTTGTACTGGGCCATACTCAATCTTCTCCCCGTCCAGGGTCATGAGCCCGGGCGGGGAAACTGGCTCCACGCGGAACGCCTTGCAGCACACGTACCCGCCGTCACTGCCGTACTCAAACACTTCGGTCCCGTCCGCCATCTTCCCCATGATCTTCAACATCTGTCTCCTGGTGACGCCGCGCTTCAGGAAGGACAGGAACAGGACGCCGTCGCCGAACGAGCTGCACGGCGAGGAGAAGTAGCCTTCTGAAATGTGACTGATGCTTTGGATGATCATTGTGACGAAGTCGGTGTCTATGGTAACCCAGTCGTCGGGGACAGGCTGGTCCAGTGGGGGGAGGAGGGTGGAGGAAGGCCCGTACACACGGTGGGGACGTTTAGCACCCGCTGTGCACGGTTGTGAGGACTTGGAGTTGTTTTGATTCGTTGACACTGCGGCTCCGATGAAGTCGGAGTCGCCGTTTTTGTAATGTTTGTCCTCGCTGTCCATCGTTCCCACCACGCCGTCAGTCGTCAACTTGCCGTTGACGTGGTCTTCTTCAGACTTTGTATGGTGAACGCCATTTTCTGTAGAAAATGACATGAGCTGAGCGTCCAGTGACGTGGACTCCTGACTGGGTGTTTCTAAAGTTTCATTGTCCGTAGAAACGTAATGAAAGCCGTTCATAGCGCTCGCACTGCGCGTGCGCATTCTTGCGTCATCGCGTCCACTATTGATAGCGACCGCAGAAGAACTGTGCGACAAACTTCTAGGTTTgacttcatatttgtttttggaCAGAACTTGTCGTGCTTGCTTCAGCGCGTCCACACCTTTCACAGGAAGGAAAGACAGCTTACCCCTGTACACTCTGAACTTCATAAGATTATGGAGGGATCCGAAAAGAAAGCGACTTCCCCCCAAGTACCGGTAGCGTTCGCTTTCGATGTCCACGTCGGCGGAGAAGCCCCACTGGAAGGAAAGGAATGCGTAGCGCCGTTGGGAGGCCGTGTCCACAGACATGAGGTCCAGGGGACGGGTCTGACCTTTCATCGTGGCTTTCAGCAACACGAACGTTGAATGGAACATCCTGTCTTCTTCGAATGGTTCCCTGATTATAAAAAACAACACACGAAGATAAAATAAGATTTgcaatttctttttgtttggtgCACATATAAATGAAACATTTTTAAGCGCTTTACCGGCGGTGGTTGTAGCCCGTCCTtgtctggatgccagacccccaatctctaacatatctatTGTGTGGcgcccacacgatagatattccagagattgggggtctgccATCAAGGCTAAGCCCGTCCCAAAAGTGCTATGAAATCAAACCAATTTCTTACATACAAAGCAGTTACGCCCGTGTCAATACAAACCAACTTTAATTTAACATGTAGAAACTTAAATGCACTGTCTCTTGAAGTGGTTGTGACATTAGAGAAATAAACCATGTCCTCACCCAAGTGCATAGTTAATGGAGCAGCAGACTCCGTTTCCCGAGCCGGCGGGAAGGATACCGAGGGGGATCTTGATCGCCTGCTCCCAGTCAGGCCGCGACATCAGCCCGTTCACGACCTGGGAGAAGATGAGGAAATATAGGAACGGGTCAGTCAGCCCCGTAGAAGGCTGGCCATGTCGTTAGAATCACAACATCCTGATCTCAGGTGGGGAAAAGTTACATACAGCAAAGCGGAAACTACTTTGTATCATTGAGGAGCAGTTATCTGTCCTTTTATCTTATTTCAGTATGGGAATCAGATCATCATTGACATCCAGGCTATCTATCAAAGAAGGTATATATAGTATAGAAGAGATTCTCGTTAGGTTATCTGGagttatttttttataattacCTTGAAGTTGAACACAGACGACGCCTTACAGAAGTTTCCATCATTT is drawn from Branchiostoma lanceolatum isolate klBraLanc5 unplaced genomic scaffold, klBraLanc5.hap2 Scaffold_74, whole genome shotgun sequence and contains these coding sequences:
- the LOC136426136 gene encoding hydroxysteroid dehydrogenase-like protein 2 encodes the protein MVPSALVLGASRGIGRQIALTLAGAGYRVGVAAKTVHDTPKLPGTIYTVSDEITSRGGHALPIPCNVRNPEEIDNAVSTCIQEFGGLDFAVYNAGAILWEKVIDTPLKRFDLMMDVNVRGAYVMIQAVLPHMLERKSGRILLEAPPIYSRFFNGKAPYAVTKVGMTVLVQGLARELENTGVSITALWPATTIESHVTTVKGVPPAFFRKADIVADACLAIAQEPTERLNGKALIDEDYLRSLGVTDFSKYQCLPGTEPPRIMPRRFPSLRVEEEDQVTIPDSKL
- the LOC136426135 gene encoding sphingosine kinase 2-like, with product MAGHRHSPTDGITAPQVILEDDFAAFRRGNLRYTVRLTPEAIVYVVLGSKQERTLALADVLGCHTSVSLRRKPTQENQTAFLCIYSYPLKRKLLSGSARNRVSTSFRVDRFDNYEQNCELAEKWRVAVRCLLAGQTVTAETELTPSLLPSQPTLLVLLNPFSGQGKAKQYFDDQVMPMMAEADVSITLVTTEHSGHAFDVVQTADLSSWGGIVVVSGDGLLYEVVNGLMSRPDWEQAIKIPLGILPAGSGNGVCCSINYALGEPFEEDRMFHSTFVLLKATMKGQTRPLDLMSVDTASQRRYAFLSFQWGFSADVDIESERYRYLGGSRFLFGSLHNLMKFRVYRGKLSFLPVKGVDALKQARQVLSKNKYEVKPRSLSHSSSAVAINSGRDDARMRTRSASAMNGFHYVSTDNETLETPSQESTSLDAQLMSFSTENGVHHTKSEEDHVNGKLTTDGVVGTMDSEDKHYKNGDSDFIGAAVSTNQNNSKSSQPCTAGAKRPHRVYGPSSTLLPPLDQPVPDDWVTIDTDFVTMIIQSISHISEGYFSSPCSSFGDGVLFLSFLKRGVTRRQMLKIMGKMADGTEVFEYGSDGGYVCCKAFRVEPVSPPGLMTLDGEKIEYGPVQAQVHHGMMNLIMPND